One Miscanthus floridulus cultivar M001 chromosome 11, ASM1932011v1, whole genome shotgun sequence DNA window includes the following coding sequences:
- the LOC136494345 gene encoding uncharacterized protein: MFSGDWTPPCGSCCTKKYASLVQIPWRVFCKKGCNADGDTWDECIGKCTEICYKDPVLEDRQWSAYIDRSPGQDSYSLECFNACVSGCGFRFDVPTEKVEEIKPNRPSKPSAPEPEVKRARNADCTEDVPCTSA; encoded by the exons ATGTTCTCCGGCGACTGGACGCCGCCGTGCGGCAGCTGCTGCACCAAGAAGTACGCGAGCCTCGTGCAGATCCCAT GGAGGGTGTTCTGCAAGAAGGGGTGCAACGCGGACGGCGACACCTGGGACGAGT GCATAGGAAAATGTACCGAAATATGCTACAAAGATCCGGTGTTAGAAGATCGCCAGTGGAGCGCCTATATTGATCGATCTCCAGGGCAGGATAGTTACTCTTTG GAATGCTTCAATGCTTGTGTGTCTGGCTGCGGATTCAGG TTTGACGTCCCAACGGAGAAGGTCGAAGAGATCAAACCCAATAGGCCATCCAAGCCATCAGCTCCTGAACCTGAAGTGAAGCGAGCTAGGAATGCAGATTGTACTGAAGATGTGCCATGCACGTCAGCCTAG
- the LOC136492831 gene encoding bystin-like isoform X2, with the protein MAGKKRKSGSEKPAKHRLPLGADADAVADASKRRRSVAAKQHQEDEEASIPPSLSAKILREARKQQQEEMRADDSSDEQRPSAAEAAAGPSTSSSFPVPTVDGEEEEDDVDEFDGFDALSEYDGGEVEINEEDERALAAFMSKDKAAERTLGDIILQKIMEKDAEVATEGRPRVKLDNSIIELYKEVGKFLSRYTSGKIPKAFKRIPSLECWADVVQLTEPENWSPNAVYQATRLFSSNMNTKNAERFYEAILLPRVRNDIRKNKRLHFALYQSLKKALYKPAAFNKGILLPLCRERNCTLREAVIIGSIIQKVSIPFLHASVALVKLSEMEYCGTTSYFIKLFLDKKYALPYRALDAVLAHFMRFLDDERIMPVIWHQSLLAFVERYKNELEKKDKEKLARLLDHQKHYLVTPEIRRELRGSCNRGEKDTNLQTLSPISVITKPIEEDKWDIPQVPMEED; encoded by the exons ATGGCGGGGAAGAAGCGCAAGTCCGGCTCCGAGAAGCCGGCGAAGCACCGCCTCCCGCTGGGAGCCGATGCCGACGCGGTCGCCGATGCCTCGAAGCGCCGCCGCTCGGTCGCCGCCAAGCAGCaccaggaggacgaggaggcgtcCATCCCGCCCTCCCTCAGCGCCAAGATCCTCCGCGAGGCGCgcaagcagcagcaggaggagatGCGCGCCGACGACTCCAGCGACGAGCAGCGGCCCTCTGCCGCCGAGGCCGCCGCGGGGCCCTCCACGTCGTCCTCGTTCCCCGTCCCCACCGTGgatggcgaggaggaggaggacgatgtcGACGAGTTCGACGGGTTCGACGCGCTGAGCGAGTACGACGGCGGCGAG GTGGAGATAAACGAGGAGGACGAGCGGGCCCTCGCTGCCTTCATGTCAAAGGACAAAGCTGCCGAGCGCACCCTTGGTGATATCATCCTCCAGAAGATCATGGAGAAGGACGCCGAGGTCGCAACTG AAGGACGACCTCGTGTAAAATTGGACAACAGCATTATTGAGCTTTATAAAGA GGTTGGGAAGTTCTTAAGCCGGTACACGAGTGGGAAGATTCCAAAAGCCTTCAAGCGCATACCATCACTGGAGTGCTGGGCAGATGTTGTGCAGCTAACGGAGCCAGAGAATTGGTCTCCTAATGCCGTGTATCAAGCAACACGCCTCTTCTCTTCGAACATGAACACAAAGAATGCTGAGCGGTTCTATGAAGCCATTTTGCTCCCTCGTGTTCGTAATGACATAAGGAAGAACAAGAGGCTGCATTTTGCACTCTACCAGTCGCTGAAAAAGGCCCTTTATAAGCCTGCGGCATTTAACAAGGGAATTTTGCTGCCACTCTGTCGG GAAAGGAATTGCACCCTCCGTGAAGCAGTGATTATTGGGAGTATTATCCAGAAAGTTTCCATTCCATTTCTCCATGCAAG TGTAGCTCTAGTAAAACTATCAGAGATGGAGTACTGTGGTACTACAAG TTacttcatcaagctatttctaGACAAGAAATATGCTTTGCCATACCGCGCGCTTGATGCAGTGCTTGCTCATTTCATGCGTTTTCTTGATGATGAGAGGATCATGCCTGTTATATGGCATCAATCACTGCTTGCATTTGTGGAAAG ATACAAGAATGAGTTAGAGAAAAAGGATAAGGAGAAACTTGCACGTTTGTTGGATCACCAGAAACACTATTTG GTTACTCCAGAAATTCGAAGGGAACTTCGAGGGAGCTGCAACAGGGGTGAAAAAGATACGAATTTGCAGACTT TATCACCTATCTCCGTCATTACCAAGCCAATCGAGGAAGACAAGTGGGACATACCACAAgtgccaatggaggaagattag
- the LOC136492831 gene encoding bystin-like isoform X1: MAGKKRKSGSEKPAKHRLPLGADADAVADASKRRRSVAAKQHQEDEEASIPPSLSAKILREARKQQQEEMRADDSSDEQRPSAAEAAAGPSTSSSFPVPTVDGEEEEDDVDEFDGFDALSEYDGGEVEINEEDERALAAFMSKDKAAERTLGDIILQKIMEKDAEVATEGRPRVKLDNSIIELYKEYGTFLFLTFCNVNKHCIFLCSTEFFICRVGKFLSRYTSGKIPKAFKRIPSLECWADVVQLTEPENWSPNAVYQATRLFSSNMNTKNAERFYEAILLPRVRNDIRKNKRLHFALYQSLKKALYKPAAFNKGILLPLCRERNCTLREAVIIGSIIQKVSIPFLHASVALVKLSEMEYCGTTSYFIKLFLDKKYALPYRALDAVLAHFMRFLDDERIMPVIWHQSLLAFVERYKNELEKKDKEKLARLLDHQKHYLVTPEIRRELRGSCNRGEKDTNLQTLSPISVITKPIEEDKWDIPQVPMEED, from the exons ATGGCGGGGAAGAAGCGCAAGTCCGGCTCCGAGAAGCCGGCGAAGCACCGCCTCCCGCTGGGAGCCGATGCCGACGCGGTCGCCGATGCCTCGAAGCGCCGCCGCTCGGTCGCCGCCAAGCAGCaccaggaggacgaggaggcgtcCATCCCGCCCTCCCTCAGCGCCAAGATCCTCCGCGAGGCGCgcaagcagcagcaggaggagatGCGCGCCGACGACTCCAGCGACGAGCAGCGGCCCTCTGCCGCCGAGGCCGCCGCGGGGCCCTCCACGTCGTCCTCGTTCCCCGTCCCCACCGTGgatggcgaggaggaggaggacgatgtcGACGAGTTCGACGGGTTCGACGCGCTGAGCGAGTACGACGGCGGCGAG GTGGAGATAAACGAGGAGGACGAGCGGGCCCTCGCTGCCTTCATGTCAAAGGACAAAGCTGCCGAGCGCACCCTTGGTGATATCATCCTCCAGAAGATCATGGAGAAGGACGCCGAGGTCGCAACTG AAGGACGACCTCGTGTAAAATTGGACAACAGCATTATTGAGCTTTATAAAGAGTATGGGACTTTCCTCTTTCTTACTTTCTGTAATGTGAATAAGCATTGCATATTTCTATGCAGTACTGAATTTTTCATTTGTAGGGTTGGGAAGTTCTTAAGCCGGTACACGAGTGGGAAGATTCCAAAAGCCTTCAAGCGCATACCATCACTGGAGTGCTGGGCAGATGTTGTGCAGCTAACGGAGCCAGAGAATTGGTCTCCTAATGCCGTGTATCAAGCAACACGCCTCTTCTCTTCGAACATGAACACAAAGAATGCTGAGCGGTTCTATGAAGCCATTTTGCTCCCTCGTGTTCGTAATGACATAAGGAAGAACAAGAGGCTGCATTTTGCACTCTACCAGTCGCTGAAAAAGGCCCTTTATAAGCCTGCGGCATTTAACAAGGGAATTTTGCTGCCACTCTGTCGG GAAAGGAATTGCACCCTCCGTGAAGCAGTGATTATTGGGAGTATTATCCAGAAAGTTTCCATTCCATTTCTCCATGCAAG TGTAGCTCTAGTAAAACTATCAGAGATGGAGTACTGTGGTACTACAAG TTacttcatcaagctatttctaGACAAGAAATATGCTTTGCCATACCGCGCGCTTGATGCAGTGCTTGCTCATTTCATGCGTTTTCTTGATGATGAGAGGATCATGCCTGTTATATGGCATCAATCACTGCTTGCATTTGTGGAAAG ATACAAGAATGAGTTAGAGAAAAAGGATAAGGAGAAACTTGCACGTTTGTTGGATCACCAGAAACACTATTTG GTTACTCCAGAAATTCGAAGGGAACTTCGAGGGAGCTGCAACAGGGGTGAAAAAGATACGAATTTGCAGACTT TATCACCTATCTCCGTCATTACCAAGCCAATCGAGGAAGACAAGTGGGACATACCACAAgtgccaatggaggaagattag
- the LOC136492830 gene encoding probable allantoinase: MVASAKGRLVSVLAVAAALAAVLLYRAPFSKSLGGEGCSLLPHDHFWIASDRVVTLGRVGPAAVEVKGGLINAIAVGDYRSFVLRRPLLDYGDAVIMPGLIDVHAHLDEPGRAEWEGFSTGTRAAAAGGITTLVDMPLNSFPSTVSEETLKMKLEAAQDKLYVDVGFWGGLVPENAFNPSALEGLLNAGVLGLKSFMCPSGINDFPMTNSTHIEEGLVTLAKYKRPLLIHAERIPEAEGDDVQEDELDPRSYMTYLKSRPPSWEEAAIRDLHLAMKDTESGGRSEGAHIHIVHLSDAKTSLELMKDAKRSGASLSIETCPHYLAFSSEEVPDGDTRFKCSPPIRDDTNRENLWKALLDGHIDMLSSDHSPSTPDLKLMEEGNFLRAWGGISSLQFVLPVTWSYGRKYGITLNQLASWWSEKPAKLAGQKNKGAILPGYHADIVVWKPETEFQLDDSHAIYHKHQNISAYLGKQLSGKVLSTFVRGNLVFAEDKHANVACGVPILAK; this comes from the exons ATGGTGGCGTCGGCCAAGGGACGGCTCGTGTCCGTgctcgcggtggcggcggcgctcgcCGCCGTGCTCCTCTACCGCGCGCCCTTCTCCAAG AGCTTGGGCGGCGAAGGGTGCAGCCTCCTCCCGCACGACCACTTCTGGATCGCCAGCGACCGCGTCGTCACGCTCGGCCGCGTCGGCCCCGCCGCAG TGGAGGTCAAAGGAGGGCTCATCAACGCCATCGCCGTCGGGGACTACCGGAGCTTCGTGCTCCGCCGGCCGCTCCTGGACTACGGGGACGCCGTCATCATGCCCGGCCTCATCGACGT GCATGCCCATCTCGACGAGCCTGGACGTGCCGAGTGGGAGGGCTTCTCCACTGGTACAAGAGCAGCTGCGGCAG GTGGGATAACGACGTTGGTGGACATGCCACTCAACAGCTTCCCATCAACAGTCTCTGAAGAAACTCTCAAAATGAAG CTGGAAGCAGCTCAAGATAAGCTATATGTTGATGTGG GGTTCTGGGGAGGACTTGTGCCAGAGAACGCCTTCAACCCAAGTGCTTTGGAGGGCCTCCTAAACGCAGGCGTTTTAGGACTCAAG TCTTTTATGTGCCCGTCAGGCATCAACGACTTCCCCATGACAAATTCAACTCATATCGAG GAAGGATTGGTTACACTGGCAAAATACAAGAGACCTTTACTTATCCATGCAGAACGTATACCTGAGGCTGAGGGTGATGATGTGCAAGAGGATGAACTAGATCCTCGATCCTATATGACGTATCTAAAGTCTAGACCACCATCATG GGAGGAAGCAGCTATCAGAGATCTACACCTTGCAATGAAGGATACGGAGTCGGGGGGTCGGTCCGAAGGAGCTCATATTCACATTGTTCATCTATCAGATGCAAAAACTTCCTTGGAACTTATGAAG GATGCTAAACGCAGTGGTGCAAGTTTATCAATAGAAACATGCCCTCATTACCTGGCATTTTCATCTGAAGAAGTTCCAGATGGAGATACTCGCTTTAAATGTTCTCCTCCCATACGTGATGACACAAACAGAGAAAATCTTTGGAAAGCTCTACTT GATGGACACATAGACATGCTAAGTTCAGACCACTCACCATCAACTCCTGATCTCAAACTAATGGAGGAAGGCAACTTTTTAAGGGCATGGGGAGGCATATCATCCTTGCAG TTTGTCCTCCCGGTGACATGGTCATATGGGCGAAAGTATGGCATTACTCTGAATCAGCTAGCCTCATGGTGGAGCGAAAAGCCAGCCAAGCTTGCAGGCCAAAAGAACAAG GGAGCCATTCTACCCGGATACCATGCTGACATAGTAGTATGGAAACCCGAAACCGAGTTCCAACTTGATGACAGCCATGCTATATATCATAAACATCAG AATATTTCGGCGTATCTAGGAAAGCAACTTTCTGGTAAGGTCCTGTCAACTTTTGTGAGAGGAAACCTAGTGTTTGCTGAAGACAAGCATGCAAATGTTGCTTGTGGTGTTCCTATCCTCGCTAAGTAA
- the LOC136492831 gene encoding bystin-like isoform X3: protein MAGKKRKSGSEKPAKHRLPLGADADAVADASKRRRSVAAKQHQEDEEASIPPSLSAKILREARKQQQEEMRADDSSDEQRPSAAEAAAGPSTSSSFPVPTVDGEEEEDDVDEFDGFDALSEYDGGEVEINEEDERALAAFMSKDKAAERTLGDIILQKIMEKDAEVATEGRPRVKLDNSIIELYKEVGKFLSRYTSGKIPKAFKRIPSLECWADVVQLTEPENWSPNAVYQATRLFSSNMNTKNAERFYEAILLPRVRNDIRKNKRLHFALYQSLKKALYKPAAFNKGILLPLCRERNCTLREAVIIGSIIQKVSIPFLHASVALVKLSEMEYCGTTRYKNELEKKDKEKLARLLDHQKHYLVTPEIRRELRGSCNRGEKDTNLQTLSPISVITKPIEEDKWDIPQVPMEED, encoded by the exons ATGGCGGGGAAGAAGCGCAAGTCCGGCTCCGAGAAGCCGGCGAAGCACCGCCTCCCGCTGGGAGCCGATGCCGACGCGGTCGCCGATGCCTCGAAGCGCCGCCGCTCGGTCGCCGCCAAGCAGCaccaggaggacgaggaggcgtcCATCCCGCCCTCCCTCAGCGCCAAGATCCTCCGCGAGGCGCgcaagcagcagcaggaggagatGCGCGCCGACGACTCCAGCGACGAGCAGCGGCCCTCTGCCGCCGAGGCCGCCGCGGGGCCCTCCACGTCGTCCTCGTTCCCCGTCCCCACCGTGgatggcgaggaggaggaggacgatgtcGACGAGTTCGACGGGTTCGACGCGCTGAGCGAGTACGACGGCGGCGAG GTGGAGATAAACGAGGAGGACGAGCGGGCCCTCGCTGCCTTCATGTCAAAGGACAAAGCTGCCGAGCGCACCCTTGGTGATATCATCCTCCAGAAGATCATGGAGAAGGACGCCGAGGTCGCAACTG AAGGACGACCTCGTGTAAAATTGGACAACAGCATTATTGAGCTTTATAAAGA GGTTGGGAAGTTCTTAAGCCGGTACACGAGTGGGAAGATTCCAAAAGCCTTCAAGCGCATACCATCACTGGAGTGCTGGGCAGATGTTGTGCAGCTAACGGAGCCAGAGAATTGGTCTCCTAATGCCGTGTATCAAGCAACACGCCTCTTCTCTTCGAACATGAACACAAAGAATGCTGAGCGGTTCTATGAAGCCATTTTGCTCCCTCGTGTTCGTAATGACATAAGGAAGAACAAGAGGCTGCATTTTGCACTCTACCAGTCGCTGAAAAAGGCCCTTTATAAGCCTGCGGCATTTAACAAGGGAATTTTGCTGCCACTCTGTCGG GAAAGGAATTGCACCCTCCGTGAAGCAGTGATTATTGGGAGTATTATCCAGAAAGTTTCCATTCCATTTCTCCATGCAAG TGTAGCTCTAGTAAAACTATCAGAGATGGAGTACTGTGGTACTACAAG ATACAAGAATGAGTTAGAGAAAAAGGATAAGGAGAAACTTGCACGTTTGTTGGATCACCAGAAACACTATTTG GTTACTCCAGAAATTCGAAGGGAACTTCGAGGGAGCTGCAACAGGGGTGAAAAAGATACGAATTTGCAGACTT TATCACCTATCTCCGTCATTACCAAGCCAATCGAGGAAGACAAGTGGGACATACCACAAgtgccaatggaggaagattag